The proteins below are encoded in one region of Myxococcales bacterium:
- a CDS encoding thymidylate synthase, with translation MKAYLELIEHVLEHGERREDRTGTGTLGIFGTQTRYDLREGFPLLTTKKVLFDAVVRELLWFLKGSTNINDGLSEYTPIWDAWADENGELGPIYGKQWRNWGGQGIDQIGRAIELIKNDPTSRRIIVSAWNVGDLDKMALPPCHAFFQFSVTGNFLDCQLYQRSADLALGVPFNIAIYALLSTMIAQECKLEARYFIHTLGDAHIYLNHVEGLKKQLARKPYPLPTLRIAHKTFDDISFEDISLENYQHHPFIRFEVAV, from the coding sequence ATGAAGGCCTACCTGGAGTTAATCGAACACGTCTTAGAGCATGGAGAGCGCCGAGAAGATCGAACTGGCACCGGAACGCTCGGCATATTTGGGACTCAGACACGTTACGATTTGCGTGAGGGCTTTCCCTTACTCACCACCAAAAAGGTGCTTTTTGATGCAGTAGTTCGAGAACTATTATGGTTTTTGAAGGGCTCCACGAACATCAACGATGGCCTTAGTGAATACACCCCAATATGGGATGCGTGGGCGGATGAAAACGGCGAGCTCGGCCCGATTTATGGAAAACAATGGAGGAATTGGGGCGGCCAAGGCATCGACCAGATAGGACGAGCCATAGAGCTCATCAAAAATGATCCAACGTCACGTCGCATTATTGTAAGCGCCTGGAACGTGGGTGACCTAGACAAAATGGCCCTGCCCCCCTGCCATGCTTTTTTTCAGTTTTCTGTCACCGGGAATTTTTTGGACTGCCAGTTGTATCAACGCTCTGCCGATTTAGCCCTAGGCGTACCTTTTAATATTGCAATCTATGCTTTGCTCAGCACCATGATTGCTCAAGAATGCAAGCTGGAGGCACGCTATTTTATTCATACCCTTGGGGACGCTCATATTTACCTGAACCATGTTGAAGGCCTCAAAAAACAACTTGCGCGTAAACCTTATCCGCTGCCTACCCTTCGCATCGCCCACAAAACCTTCGACGACATCTCATTCGAAGACATTAGCCTTGAAAACTATCAGCATCACCCTTTTATCCGTTTTGAAGTGGCCGTATGA
- a CDS encoding DUF4234 domain-containing protein — MASHSLEKREPGLVLLLSIVTCGLYLLYWYHCVYREFESLTGQTPTGQAFVLDLAFSILTCGIYGIWVDYKIAQVLLEQQERWGMKHAQDTTIITVVLDVAGYVSVFFANFVSSALHQDQLNKLASVIEKHA, encoded by the coding sequence ATGGCCTCTCATTCGCTGGAAAAAAGAGAACCCGGGCTCGTACTTTTGCTTAGCATTGTGACCTGTGGTCTCTATCTTTTGTACTGGTATCACTGTGTCTACCGGGAGTTTGAGTCTCTGACAGGACAAACTCCGACTGGACAGGCTTTTGTGCTCGATTTGGCGTTTTCTATTTTAACGTGCGGAATCTACGGCATTTGGGTCGATTATAAGATCGCTCAAGTTCTCCTCGAGCAGCAAGAGCGTTGGGGCATGAAGCACGCTCAAGACACCACAATTATCACAGTCGTTTTGGACGTAGCGGGTTATGTGTCGGTGTTTTTTGCGAATTTCGTGTCGAGTGCACTGCACCAAGATCAACTCAACAAGTTAGCTTCGGTGATTGAAAAACATGCTTGA
- a CDS encoding dihydrofolate reductase: MSELAPELSFACIAALDQQRGIGAGGNLPWHLPEDMAYFRKITTTSKQGLTNAVIMGRKTWESIPEPYRPLAGRTNIVLSRNKRNGLPGSVHAALSFEDALTNCKTLQQLQRVDQLFVIGGAQLYAHAIALTQCKRLFLTRIEAAFECDAFFPPFESDFALIASSAAKKHKDLVYRFEEYHRN, from the coding sequence ATGAGTGAGCTAGCACCAGAGCTGTCCTTTGCTTGCATCGCCGCACTCGATCAACAACGGGGCATCGGCGCAGGTGGCAATCTGCCCTGGCATCTACCCGAAGACATGGCTTATTTTCGTAAAATCACTACCACATCAAAACAAGGACTCACGAACGCGGTTATCATGGGACGAAAAACCTGGGAATCCATTCCCGAACCTTACCGACCACTTGCCGGTCGGACCAATATCGTTTTAAGCCGCAACAAACGAAACGGTTTGCCTGGCTCGGTACACGCCGCCCTATCGTTCGAGGACGCCTTAACTAATTGTAAAACGCTTCAGCAACTGCAGCGTGTGGATCAACTGTTTGTTATCGGAGGCGCTCAACTCTATGCACACGCCATAGCACTTACCCAGTGTAAACGTTTGTTTCTCACACGTATTGAGGCGGCTTTTGAATGCGATGCTTTTTTCCCGCCGTTTGAATCAGACTTCGCTCTGATCGCTTCTTCAGCGGCCAAAAAGCATAAGGATTTAGTTTATCGCTTCGAGGAATACCATCGAAATTAG